The nucleotide window TCGTGAAGATAAAATTAGAATTATCTCTGCACGAAGAGCAAGAAAAAAGGAGATTGAAATCTATGAAAGCTGAAGAATTTGACAAAATCTTTGATGAAAATGAGAAAGATATAATAGATTATCTTGATTTATCAACGATTAAACGACCTAACTTAGAACCAAAAAGAATTAATATTGACTTTCCTACATGGATGGTTAAAAAACTTGATGAAGAAGCACAACACATTGGAGTAAGTCGTCAAGCAATCATAAAAACTTGGTTAGCTGACAAAATTATGCAAATTGAACATCACAAAGAAGCTGTATAATAAAACATAGTAGCCAATAAATTACCTAGCGGCAACTTATTAGCTCACTATAGTCGTTATAGATACAAAAGGAACTTATCTTGCAGAATGAATTAATAGAACAATTTACTCAATACAACAAAAAAGAGTTTTACCAATGGTTAATTGTTTCTATGGTTCATCCTTCAAATCAGAAATTTGGGATTAGATGTGAGTTACTTATTCATACCCTTATATCAATCAATGAAGAGAAATTTTCAAATAAAATATTAATAAGAGAAGAGTTTGAAGAATTTATATCTTGGTTTGAGCAAAAATATTCTAATCATTTTTTAATGATGGAAGATTTTGAACCATTTAAACAGGCTAAATTAATACCACTTTTTTTAGATGGGGAAAAGTATTATTTCTTTTATGGATCACTTGAACGACCTTACGAAGCTTTAAAACAATTTCATGAAATTGTTTTTTCAGTAAATATTGAAGAATTAAATAATATTAAATCTGAATTTTTATTTTCGTTACAACGACAAACAGATATTTTAACTAAGTTGAGAAGTGACTACGAGGCTCAGTCTGAAAATACTTCCATGTATATACCGAGCTTAGAGTTTTTTAATAAATATAAATCTTTTTTTGAAGTTGATTGTGTAGATATAAAGCACCTGCATAACTCCAAAAAAATACCTCCTTTAACAGAAACAGAAAAAATGTTTGATTTTGGCATTGATGATAGTGTTAGCAATGCCAAAATTCCTCAATTAGAAACTGATGATACAGACTTAAAAGACTCAATATATTTTTATGAAATGGGTATAAATAATTTTAATGGATTATATACAAAGATTGACAATAAGTTTTTTATTATTCCATTTGAATCGCACATAGAAACTATCTATAACTTAACATCAAAAATAATATATAATGAAAAATTTCAATACATGGATAGAATAAATGATTCTATGTTTCAAAGAATGATGAAGATGCTTTCATATTTTTTTAGTCCTCCACATAGACTAGATGGATTAATGGATATGTCAAAAAATATTCATTCAAAATATTTTGATACGTTAGCTCAAATTGACTCAAATAAAGTTATTTTGTTTAAATTCATTCCTCATTCAAATAATTTACAAAATTCTATAGGTGATATTGCACAGAAATCATTTGAAGAGTTAGAAAAAATGAAATTGGTAGATGAACTTTTTATGTTTCGTTTCGAGAGAAAAAAACATATGGTTAACATGAATCAAACACCTATTGATATGTCTGAAATTAAAATTATGATTATTTTTGAAGAACTAACTTTAAACTATATGTTAGGTTTTGCAGAGGATTGGAAAGAAAAAAATATTTTTATTTATAACTCTTTAGATATAAAACCTATTTTGCAGTTACTTAGTGAAAAAGAGACAGATAACAATACAACACTTTGGCAATATTTAGAAGCAGAAAAAAGACAATCTTTGCACAATAATAACCCTATACAAATGGATGCACTTGATAGCTTTGCAGTTTATTACGAAAATGAATCATTTGCGATAATGGGTCAACAACCTGATTTGATGATGTTTGTTACTCATTCTTGGAGTGATTTTTACCATAAACACCTTTATGAAAAATATCAAGACAATATTTATGAATTAGTTGAATCTAGTTTTCCCAATAAATTTAATAGAATTGCTCATCTTGGTAATTCGACTTATGAATATATTGATACTTCAATGATAGATGGTGGTCGGTGTGTGAAACATCAAAACAAACTTATATGGATAGTTTATCCCTCTAATGGATTTAATCTAAAAGATGAAGAGATAAGAGTATCTATGTTTATAGCAGAGTTTTTAAGTTTTTATATAGATAGATATAAAGAAAGTATTTTTGAATTTTTAAAGAATTTTAGTTTTGATATCAACACTCAAGATTTTATGATATCTATTTTCCCAGATAGTTTTGTGAAACAAAATGAAGATTTAGAACATTTATTACAATATGCGAATAAAATAGATGATAAAGAAAATATTGTTTTTTCTTCGCAAATTCGTAAATATATCTATAATGAAATTTTTACAGCTGTTGTAATTACATCTAAATTGGAAAGACTAGAAAATACATTTGGATACAAAGAGCATATAAATCCAGAGAAATATATTTTTAAAAAATTCATTGAATCTTTACTGCTTGCATTAAATATTCAATCTCAAAAAAACTCGGTATCTAAATTTATTGAAAATATTTGGGATATAAAAGAAAGAGCTTTTGTTTTAGAAAACAAACCTGTTGATAATGCTAGACTTGAAGGTTATCAGAAACCTTTATTGTTTCAACCATCATTTATCGCAAATGTTAACCAAGAGATGGTTAACTATCTTAAACAACTTAGTATTGAGTCTAAAGAGTATTGGGTAGAAGATGCCAAACAACTTAATAATTTAATTTTTGAATTTTTACAAAAAAAACTAGAAGATAGAATTAGTCAATTCGATAGTTCCATCTTAATATATGCTTATAAACAAATTGAATATATAGAAGGCAAAAGAGAAAAAGAAAAAAATCAAATGAAGTTTGATGTAGAAAAATATATAGAGTTTGATATTCATGAAAGATATTACAAAGAAAAAATTGAAACGTCTGAATTAGCAGTTTCAGCTAAACATATTTTGCATACTACTTTAAAAGTAACACCACAAGGTGCTAAAAGTATTTCTGAACATGATTGGTATTATCTAATGGCATGTTCAAAAATAATAAATGAAACAATCCAAAGAAGTGATCAATTACATTATCGTTTAGCGAAAACTGGTATTGAGATTACAAGTTCCTATGAATTGATAGATATAGATAAATCTTCAGATATTGATTTTAACGCACATTATAAGCAAACTACAAGTTCACAAATCATTTCAGCTAAAAATGAATCTACAATTACAGAATCATCAGAAGAAGAGGAAAATACAAAAGTATCATCTCCTTTTAATGAACAATTAAATTCAGCATGGAATAGTGAGTATGGGTTTTATTTAGAGAATATGATAAAAGTCATGATGGCTCTAGGACGATTTGAGATTAAAAAAGACTCATATTTTCCATTATCTCTTTTATCAGTAGAAGAAATATTTGAACATTTAAAAAATATTTTTAAAGAAACGGTAGCACTTGGTGAAATAAA belongs to Sulfurimonas hongkongensis and includes:
- the brnA gene encoding type II toxin-antitoxin system BrnA family antitoxin, encoding MKAEEFDKIFDENEKDIIDYLDLSTIKRPNLEPKRINIDFPTWMVKKLDEEAQHIGVSRQAIIKTWLADKIMQIEHHKEAV